The Terriglobales bacterium genome segment GCAGGATGATGCGCGACTTCGCGGGGTCGATGTTGCGGAAGTCGCGCGCGAGCACGCGGCGGGCGACCTCGGCGAGCGCGCCGGCGAGCTCCAGCCCGGTGGCGCCGGCGCCGATGATGACGAAGTTCAGCGGGGCGTGGGTGCCGGTGAGGTCGGCCTCGCGCTCGGCGTGCTCGAAGGCGAGCAGGATGCGGCGGCGCATGTCGAGCGCGTCCTCGAGCGTCTTCAGCCCGGGCGCGAGCTTCTCCCACTCGTCGTGGCCGAAGTAGGAGTGCCGCGCGCCGCTGGCGACGATGAGCCAGTCGTAGGGGAGCTCGCCGCCGCCCGCCAGCTTGACGGCCTTGCGGGCGAGGTCGAAGCCGGTGACCTCGGCCATCAGGACCTCGGCGTTCTTCTGGCGGCGGAGGATCTCGCGGATGGGGCGCGCGATATCGCCCGGTGAGAGTCCCGCGGTCGCGACCTGGTAGAGCAGCGGCTGGAAGTTGTGGTGGTTCTTGCGGTCGACGAGCGTGAGGGCGACCGGCACGCGGCGCAGGGCACGCGCGGCGTAGAGGCCGCCGAAGCCACCGCCGATGATGACCACGCGGGGAACCGTCATGTCGAGATTATCGCAGGCCGGCGGCCCGCAGCTGGCAGCGCAGAGCAGGCGCGGCGAGCCGCCTGCCGCCCAACCGCGAGCCGATCACGAGCGGAAGATATTCCTGGCGATGAAGAAGACGTTGGCGGGACGCTCCGCGAGCCGCCGCATGAAGTAGGGATACCACTCGCTGCCGAAGGGGATGTAGACGCGCATGCGCCAGCCGTCGCGGACGAGTTCCTGCTGCAGGTCGCGGCGAATGCCGTGGAGCATCTGGAACTCGAAGGCCTTGGAGGAGATGCCCTCGGCCCGGGCGAAGTCCTTGGTCGCGGCGATCATCTTCTCGTCGTGCGTCGCGATGCCGTGGTAGACGCCGCTCTTGAGCAGCAGCTTCATCAGCGTGACGTAGTTGGCGTCCACGTCGGACTTCTTCTGGAAAGCGATCTCCGGCGGCTCCTTGTAGGCGCCCTTGCACAGCCGGATGCGGATCTTCTCCGCCAGCAGGTCCTGCACGTCCTTCTCGCTGCGAAACAGGTACGACTGGATGACCGCGCCGACCGCGCCCTTGTTCTTCGGTTCGGCGTGGAGCTGGTGAACGAAGTCGAGCGTGCGCTGCGTGTAGGGCGAGCCTTCCATGTCGACGCGGACGAAGTTCCCGAGCCGGGCGGCGTGCGCCACCAGGTCGGTGACGATGGAGTAGGAGAGCGGCTCGTCGACGTCGAGCCCCATGTGCGTGAGCTTCAAGCTGACGTTGGCGTCGAGTTTCTGCTCGCTGATCTTCTCCAGCAGCTCGTGGTAGAGGGCGGCCGAGTGCCGGGCCTCGTCGGCGTTGGTGACGTTCTCGCCCAGGTTGTCGATGGAGACCGACATGCCCAGGTCGTTCATCGCGCGCGTGGCCGTGAGCACGTCCGAGACCTGCATGCCGGCGACGAAGCGGCCAGACATGCGGCGTCCCATCGCTGAGTGCTCGGCGATGCGGCGCAACCGTTTGCTTTCCGAGAGGGAAATGAAGAGCGCTCTCAGCACCGGGCGCTCCGCGGGAAGGGTTCGATAAGAGTGCTCATGAAGGCGTAATAAGGACCTTCTTTTGTACCAGCACCGGCGGGGGAAGGCCAGTGACCGAAGTCACCACCAGCAGCTCTCAGCGTCACCGCCGGGCCATCTAAGAGATCACGCCCCTGGATCCAAGGAGAGCCGCCATGGCCGCCGTGCGCTCGATCCGGTATCGCAAGGCAACCGGGAACGAAGGAGAACCGCCGCCGCCCTCGTTGTGGGCGTTCGGGGGGCTGCCTCCGCTGCGCCTGATGAAGCGCGTGTGGAAGGAGTACAACGAAGACGACGTCGCGTCGCACGCCGCGCAGCTGGCTTATTACTTCATGCTCGCCTTGTTCCCGGCGATGCTCTTCCTGGTGACCCTGATCGGGTTGATCGCGCATGGGAACCCGAGCTTCCAGCAGCAGCTGTTTGCGTACCTGGCCCGGCTGGCGCCGGGCTCGGCCTCGGAGCTGATCAGCAAGACCATCCAGGAGGTGACGCAGGCGGCCGGCGGCCTGAAGCTGACGTTCGGCATCGTGTTCACCATCTGGTCGGCGATGGGCGGGATCGTGGCGATCATGACCTCCTTGAACGCGGCCTACGACGTGAAAGAGGGCCGGCCGCTGTGGAAGCGTTACGGCATCGCGCTCGGGCTGACGATCGCGCTCAGCGTGCTGGCCATCGTGGCGCTCGCGGTGGTGCTGTTCGGCGGACGCATCGCCGACTACCTGGGGTCGCATCTTCCTCTCGGCTCGGTCGCCGTGACCACGTGGACGGTGGTGCAGTGGCCGCTAGCATTTGCGCTCATGGCCTTTGCTTTCGCGTTGATCTATTACTTCGCCCCCGACGTGAAAGAGCAGAAGTGGTACTGGATCACGCCGGGCTCGCTGCTGGGCGTGGTGATCTGGCTGGGCGCTTCCGCGCTGTTCCGTCTCTACCTGGCTTATTTCAACAACTACGCGAAGACGTATGGCTCG includes the following:
- a CDS encoding NAD(P)/FAD-dependent oxidoreductase gives rise to the protein MTVPRVVIIGGGFGGLYAARALRRVPVALTLVDRKNHHNFQPLLYQVATAGLSPGDIARPIREILRRQKNAEVLMAEVTGFDLARKAVKLAGGGELPYDWLIVASGARHSYFGHDEWEKLAPGLKTLEDALDMRRRILLAFEHAEREADLTGTHAPLNFVIIGAGATGLELAGALAEVARRVLARDFRNIDPAKSRIILLEGGPRVLSTYPGDLSRSAEEQLRDLGVEVRTGAQVTRVAPGAVYIGEERLPAAVVLWAAGVQASPLGKLLGSPTDRAGRVLVEPD
- a CDS encoding proline dehydrogenase family protein → MGRRMSGRFVAGMQVSDVLTATRAMNDLGMSVSIDNLGENVTNADEARHSAALYHELLEKISEQKLDANVSLKLTHMGLDVDEPLSYSIVTDLVAHAARLGNFVRVDMEGSPYTQRTLDFVHQLHAEPKNKGAVGAVIQSYLFRSEKDVQDLLAEKIRIRLCKGAYKEPPEIAFQKKSDVDANYVTLMKLLLKSGVYHGIATHDEKMIAATKDFARAEGISSKAFEFQMLHGIRRDLQQELVRDGWRMRVYIPFGSEWYPYFMRRLAERPANVFFIARNIFRS
- a CDS encoding YihY/virulence factor BrkB family protein, translated to MAAVRSIRYRKATGNEGEPPPPSLWAFGGLPPLRLMKRVWKEYNEDDVASHAAQLAYYFMLALFPAMLFLVTLIGLIAHGNPSFQQQLFAYLARLAPGSASELISKTIQEVTQAAGGLKLTFGIVFTIWSAMGGIVAIMTSLNAAYDVKEGRPLWKRYGIALGLTIALSVLAIVALAVVLFGGRIADYLGSHLPLGSVAVTTWTVVQWPLAFALMAFAFALIYYFAPDVKEQKWYWITPGSLLGVVIWLGASALFRLYLAYFNNYAKTYGSIGAVIILMLWLYITGTSIMLGGEVNSEIEHAAAEQGRADAKAEGEKQAPAA